In Pieris napi chromosome 2, ilPieNapi1.2, whole genome shotgun sequence, the following proteins share a genomic window:
- the LOC125058706 gene encoding transcription factor HNF-4 homolog isoform X4, with protein sequence MGLCDEDTDMQLETSSSEASGTSSTSLSQHCAICGDRATGKHYGASSCDGCKGFFRRSVRKNHLYTCRFSRNCVVDKDKRNQCRYCRLRKCFKAGMKKEAVQNERDRINCRRPSYEEPTQANGLSVTSLLNAELLSRKVTDETHNTTDAEISNRNLAKINDVCDSIKQQLLILVEWAKYIPAFTELHIDDQVALLRAHAGEHLLLGCARRSIHLKDVLLLGNNCIITKHNIDGRMDVDISMIGMRVMDEIVTPLREIDIDDTEFACLKAIVFFDPNAKGLSQPQKIKQLRYQIQINLEDYISDRQYEGRGRFGELLLCLPPLQSITWQMIEQIQFAKLFGVAHVDSLLQEMLLGGASTESAVEGQGQAASPLSSAASPPLVPQIPIAEPFMDAAFKQEPTM encoded by the exons aTACTGACATGCAACTTGAGACCAGCAGTAGTGAGGCGAGCGGTACGAGTAGTACCTCGCTATCCCAGCACTGTGCTATCTGTGGCGATCGTGCCACTGGCAAACACTATGGGGCGTCCTCATGCGACGGTTGCAAGGGCTTCTTCAGACGTAGTGTTAGAAAGAATCATCTATATACTTGCCG aTTTAGCCGAAACTGTGTCGTGGACAAAGACAAGAGGAATCAGTGCCGATATTGCCGTTTAAGGAAGTGCTTCAAAGCCGGAATGAAAAAGGAAG CGGTTCAGAACGAAAGAGACAGAATCAACTGCAGAAGGCCGTCATACGAGGAGCCGACACAGGCGAACGGACTGTCTGTCACGTCGCTACTCAATGCAGAATTGCTCAGCAGAAAAGTGACTGATGAG ACACATAACACAACAGATGCAGAGATCAGTAACCGCAATTTGGCGAAGATTAACGATGTGTGTGATTCAATCAAACAACAACTTTTGATTCTGGTTGAATGGGCTAAATATATTCCCGCCTTCACAGAGTTACATATCGATGACCAg gttGCATTGCTGAGGGCACACGCGGGTGAACATCTGTTGTTGGGTTGTGCGAGGCGGTCCATACACCTTAAAGATGTCCTGCTCTTGGGGAACAATTGCATTATCACCAAACACAATATAG ATGGCCGGATGGATGTGGACATCAGTATGATCGGAATGAGAGTGATGGATGAGATCGTGACGCCGCTTCGAGAGATTGACATCGATGACACGGAGTTCGCTTGCCTCAAAGCTATCGTCTTTTTTGATCCCA ACGCAAAAGGCCTCTCCCAACCGCAGAAAATAAAGCAGCTCAGGTATCAGATCCAGATAAATCTGGAGGATTATATAAGTGACAGGCAGTATGAGGGGCGTGGTCGGTTCGGCGAACTCCTCCTTTGTCTTCCACCCCTCCAGAGCATCACCTGGCAGATGATTGAGCAGATACAATTCGCCAAACTGTTTGGTGTGGCCCACGTTGACAGCTTGTTACAGGAAATGTTGTTAGGAG GTGCGTCAACAGAGAGCGCCGTGGAGGGGCAAGGTCAGGCTGCTTCCCCCCTTTCTTCAGCTGCGTCTCCCCCCCTCGTGCCTCAGATTCCTATAGCAGAACCCTTCATGGACGCAGCCTTCAAACAAGAACCCACCATGTAG
- the LOC125058706 gene encoding transcription factor HNF-4 homolog isoform X3, which produces MRSELLSPTELEGTDYLLSSTIRLEDSFLQILDTDMQLETSSSEASGTSSTSLSQHCAICGDRATGKHYGASSCDGCKGFFRRSVRKNHLYTCRFSRNCVVDKDKRNQCRYCRLRKCFKAGMKKEAVQNERDRINCRRPSYEEPTQANGLSVTSLLNAELLSRKVTDETHNTTDAEISNRNLAKINDVCDSIKQQLLILVEWAKYIPAFTELHIDDQVALLRAHAGEHLLLGCARRSIHLKDVLLLGNNCIITKHNIDGRMDVDISMIGMRVMDEIVTPLREIDIDDTEFACLKAIVFFDPNAKGLSQPQKIKQLRYQIQINLEDYISDRQYEGRGRFGELLLCLPPLQSITWQMIEQIQFAKLFGVAHVDSLLQEMLLGGASTESAVEGQGQAASPLSSAASPPLVPQIPIAEPFMDAAFKQEPTM; this is translated from the exons aTACTGACATGCAACTTGAGACCAGCAGTAGTGAGGCGAGCGGTACGAGTAGTACCTCGCTATCCCAGCACTGTGCTATCTGTGGCGATCGTGCCACTGGCAAACACTATGGGGCGTCCTCATGCGACGGTTGCAAGGGCTTCTTCAGACGTAGTGTTAGAAAGAATCATCTATATACTTGCCG aTTTAGCCGAAACTGTGTCGTGGACAAAGACAAGAGGAATCAGTGCCGATATTGCCGTTTAAGGAAGTGCTTCAAAGCCGGAATGAAAAAGGAAG CGGTTCAGAACGAAAGAGACAGAATCAACTGCAGAAGGCCGTCATACGAGGAGCCGACACAGGCGAACGGACTGTCTGTCACGTCGCTACTCAATGCAGAATTGCTCAGCAGAAAAGTGACTGATGAG ACACATAACACAACAGATGCAGAGATCAGTAACCGCAATTTGGCGAAGATTAACGATGTGTGTGATTCAATCAAACAACAACTTTTGATTCTGGTTGAATGGGCTAAATATATTCCCGCCTTCACAGAGTTACATATCGATGACCAg gttGCATTGCTGAGGGCACACGCGGGTGAACATCTGTTGTTGGGTTGTGCGAGGCGGTCCATACACCTTAAAGATGTCCTGCTCTTGGGGAACAATTGCATTATCACCAAACACAATATAG ATGGCCGGATGGATGTGGACATCAGTATGATCGGAATGAGAGTGATGGATGAGATCGTGACGCCGCTTCGAGAGATTGACATCGATGACACGGAGTTCGCTTGCCTCAAAGCTATCGTCTTTTTTGATCCCA ACGCAAAAGGCCTCTCCCAACCGCAGAAAATAAAGCAGCTCAGGTATCAGATCCAGATAAATCTGGAGGATTATATAAGTGACAGGCAGTATGAGGGGCGTGGTCGGTTCGGCGAACTCCTCCTTTGTCTTCCACCCCTCCAGAGCATCACCTGGCAGATGATTGAGCAGATACAATTCGCCAAACTGTTTGGTGTGGCCCACGTTGACAGCTTGTTACAGGAAATGTTGTTAGGAG GTGCGTCAACAGAGAGCGCCGTGGAGGGGCAAGGTCAGGCTGCTTCCCCCCTTTCTTCAGCTGCGTCTCCCCCCCTCGTGCCTCAGATTCCTATAGCAGAACCCTTCATGGACGCAGCCTTCAAACAAGAACCCACCATGTAG